The genomic segment TTTGTGCGTCTGAAAATGATCCATACCACCGATTTCCTTTCTGATACGATATTGATATTACAGTCCCTCAAATGACTGACGTATCAACTTTTAATTTGGAGAATTGATCTTCTGGTTTCATCGACATTTTAGACAGTATCGATCCTTCCGTGCCTGTGACGCTGATCCATCCAGCGTAATGCCGTCTCGTCACAGCACACACAAGTGgcgtttttgtttgcatttatatGTATTTTCGCTTGAAAACGACACTCCATGTCGGGCAAAGCCTACGTACAGCCTTCAGAACCTTTGAGTTTAGGATTACGCCGTGAAAAACACTAACAGGAAGCGAACCAAATCTGCATGGCGAGTCTCCCGCCTCCAAGCGTAGCTCAACTTTGTTGAATCCTTTGTCCACAATTATACAGTTTTATAAGTTATGCAAATGATCTGAAACAAATAAGGATACATATGCAACTGTGAAGTCTCATGTCCACCATTAATACAAGACAGGTCCCACTTCATATGGTAAAGTTCTTCATTAAAATAATGTTGAAAAAGTTCCAACaaaagtatttacagtatagttGTAATTTTATCTACAATACTGCATGTTTTGAAAACGACTACATTTTTACCAATAATCAAGTTCTGCTCATTTgttaacaaataaatgttttatatttaaatcaCACTCATTTTCCCTTATTACAAACTCCCCATGCATACTGATTTTAAGTTAGTTATGCTGCCGTTACGTtaatttaagtacatttatgaacagtaaaaaaattttaaaaaatgaatacatagaataaaaaaaataattctgcccactgttcaattgcacaacataattactctataatcataacagttaataaattatgacttcaatatttattttgtttttattgcatatacgcagttgcagcctgaatcaaaatATACAAGATTTTGACGTGCGATTGTCAAAAATATCTAAGTCTATTAATTCGCCTTTAGAAATTTTTTcaaccgtaaaaaaaaaaaaaaaaaagtcttttaaaAAAGATGAATCAGATCgcaaaaatgaattaaaacttgTCACTGTTTTGCAAACAAGCAAATAAATTGATGATAAATTGAATTGATAGTTTATTCATGGACAATAGTTTAATTTCTATGTTTGCGAATGTACTTGTATAGATGTcttcttctcttgcatgctatttatactgtacatttatagCTCTTATATCCACTATTAATACTGATATGATGAAAATTTAcgaataaaggttatcttatattactattattattactatttattattaataataatattctttTAAACTGACTCCGTTCTCAGATGACCTCTCCAGTGACGTAtgaattcatttccggttcagagACCGTGAATGgttttacatttatatctccAGACACGTATTAATTAACTTATTTTGTCGTTCAAACTTGGGTTACTCTCTGCTATAACGCGGTTCCTGCCAGACCtttgtgacaagtgtactgtattacccaatcacttatttcggtgttttgcgacttcatgaGACGATAGCTTAGCCATTAGCATCATGCTATTCCGTCTTTTCCTACCCACTCCTCGCCCTCCCTTCGTGATAATGTAAACAATATgtgtaagaagcatggtaagaagtgtagttTATGGAGGCGAAGATTAGTGATAAAATGGCATGTAccaagcagctttatttttattttttaaacaatatagtgtttatttcatttatgaatttttttgtcACGGTGGCTGGACACAGCGCCATACTGGCCAGTAATGTCGGACCCTGGATATACCCCCCACCCGATATCCGGAACAACCGGGTGTTACAGCCGTAACGAGtcagcgttcagtgatttccgtaacatttggcagctctgatGAATGCTTGGCCAACCCCAAGCTTCTACTCTAGCAGACGCCgtgatatggaccaatcagagcaaagctgttttccatatttaaattggggaCGATGAACGATCTAATCAGAGCCAAGCTCATTTaatgactgtggctctcctttcccacattcGAGGGCATCACAGATGTCCTCGATATAGTGGGGATTTCCCCGATAGACTAGTGGATACGTTCCGCAAAGAAATCTGTAATGTAATGGGGTAGGTGATACagtttggtggggggggggaactgtaTCCAAAAATAAAACTCTCTCTGTACATATTTACATCAACAATTCCTTACCGAGGAAGTACCAGGCGAGAAAGCGCAGTGATATCATTCTTTTCCGAGGCAAATGGAACAGGTAGACCGTGTCGATGACTTGGTCCTTGAGCACCTTGAAAGAAGCAATCAGTCATCATCACCACGCTCTCCTCAGCTCCCAAATGACATCTGACTGGGTAGTTGTGACAAGCGAGTACAGCATACCAATAAATTGATAACCCGGAAGTCTTTCTGTAAGCCGTGCCCGACAAAGCGGACTCCCGTGTCGATAAGGAAACGCAGCTTGAGGTAGGTGGACTTCAGAGTAGTCAGATGCTTGGACGAGATCTTGGCATCCAGGTCACCTGGTTTGATGCCGGAATACTGAGTCAAGTAGTCCACCACCTGCACAACATTCAAACATTCAGCTGTGTTGtgctatcaaatattttcagaATCGAATATTCTATTGATTCAGATATCAGATAAACCTCAGTTGCATTCTTATACACAATAAAGAGCATGTCAAGTGCaggtgactttgagtgtgtatggctttaaaatgcagtgcctggcctggtgagtgatgtgggtGCCAGCTCGTGTATGAATGCGCTTGTAATTACCCGTTTGTTTTCATACAGTTTGTTCAATAATGCGATCTAAAGTGCACCGGATGCTGTATCTATGCTTGACGATCTGTGGTTGTATTATAAGATGATCGAAATTGTGATGGTACGCTATATTACATGTTGAAAggatatcattattattttagtacagtggtaccttgacttatgagcaCCCCAATTTATAAGTCATGTGctaggtggatttttttccctttgtgttACGAGTAAAATTTTGACTTCTATGTGAAATTCAGACACCAGCGAacttaacaaaaataattgggcaggtattttgccaaatttaataatttttctAACCATGTCGTACGAAAGTGAGTGATGAAAAGAAATACCACATAAtatccattgaattaaagcttaaaatcatgtaaaaatatAGAAGAGCAGTGCACATACTAGACTTGGCGGCGCAATACGAGCATAGTACTTCTACTCAACGTCAAAATATTTATAGataaaaagcatttatttatctatcgatccattttctatcccgcttatcctcattaggatcgcGAGTGTCTGAGTCaataccagctgacttcggcAGGGTAAAACTCatttcacacacattcatcccatttattaatgaaaataaagaattttaaatggttttcatacacttaattttttttgatgacctaacccatctgtccattttaaaaatcaaatatggcCCATGACCACAAGAGTTTGCCCAACCGTGTTACCCCCTCCCGGACATCACCTGTTCCTGCGTCGAGATGTAGTCGTCGATGAAGGGCACGCCCTCATTGGGTCCCTGGCCACGCACGCACGTGATCCTGGCGACGGACATCTGACTGGGCTTGATGGTCGACTTAGTGCCATCGCTGCGCAGCTCCGCCTCTTCCTGTGTGCGCACACATCATTCATATAAATCGCGGCGAGACTTATTATCAGCCGGACCAATTATCGGCGCGGATATATGGCATTTTTTCACGCATATTGgaatcagctttatttatttaaaatccgACGGCCAAGAAGAGATCCTTTTAAAACTGGGTAAACGTCAGAGACGGTTGTTGTAAGCTGACAGGTTTATGTCAATGATATGCGAATGGAAAGATAGTATGCTGCCGAGGATGACAACCAGACTCATaactagggatgtcccgatccaaaaCTTTTCACATGCGATCCAATCCAGATATTGTATAGAGTTTTGGCCGATACTgatccgatttcagcaataattatacataatttacttattttggtattttgaatgttagaaaaggcttgaccagcaacagtaggtatgaggaaaaacttataggttacataaagtaactgctgtgaacgtcttgacctctgaggggcagtgcgGTGCACACAATAAGATATACGCagaacaaagaaagtagaagtcacgatcGAATACTATTATAACGAACACTTCACAGAGTTTCGAGAATATATGCCAgaaagtattgttatattatatgtgtttatacagcgtttgtgtaccaatattcattattttgagagatataagtgCCGCAAATTCAATCCTAATTTTCGTTAGGATGGTCGATGCTTttgattcattgtgtgttagctttgagctagcgatttttgtgaacaaaaacgaagaaagaaactAAGTCTGTGATGTAGTTGAACATtcataggtgtaattcttttgttatgtctgCTTAGTATTACagttaacttcaactggagtgtcaataaacaactttaaaCAAGCAACATTgtctcttactccttgctactatgttaccaccttagcaacctgttgtgatCATGTGGGCTCTGCAATGCCGTCCGTGCgttgctggatagaagtgctggagccgcGGATGAAATGGACTacttgtataatatatatatatattatatatactgcgattggctggcaaccagttcagggtgtaccccgcctcctgcccgatgacagctggaataggctccagcacgcccgtgaccctagtgaggagaagcggctcagaaaatggatggatggataatatatatatttttagatcaGTCCGATCCGATTCcctgtttttttgctgacatcggaccgatttccaATCTCAAAGATTGGATCGGGACACCCGTACTCTTAACTGTAACGTAAATTCATTGTGGAAAACTTTAGAGAGCTATTTAATTGtttaagttttcatttaactttataaGACATGCTGCTGAGGCTGGGAGCTCTCTGCACTTTTTGTTAGCGTTTTAACTTGTATTGtcaaagataaataaaataaaatttaaaaaaacatagcGTATCTGGAAATCTCTTAAATAAACAtgattaaaggcatttaaacaaaGTTAAGTGTGGACTTTgccaatattttccattttactgTAAATAGTGGCTCCAAATATCGGTTTTCAGCCTCCTTGACTACTACTAAACAGTATTGGCCCTgggggaaagaagaaaaaaaaaaacagtctctcTCTAATCATTTGTACCTGAATCGTTTTTCTCACACCGGTTCAACAAACACGCTAACCTGGTTGAGTGTAACAAACTCGGCGTCCAGCCCCACCAGGTCGCCAGCCTGCGGCATCTCGCTGACCATGAGGGGGATGAAAGTCGCGTGACTCTTCCTCTGTTTGCGAGCCAGCGAGGCCTCCGTCAGCAACACGCTGGCATCAATGGGATTTTTAACTGAAGACAAAACGTGAGGTGCTCGATCAAGACTTAAGTGCTTGCGTGCATTACACATGAAGTGAAACTCACTGCGAAGGTCGTATTTGGTGTGGTAGTTCCTCTTGGCGTAATATAGGATGCCGGGAACTTTCCAGCTCATGTCGAACTGTGCAGCTTCGGTCTGTGATGAATGATATTCTCCTTAGCATGCAAATGCCCCACATACACTGCTAGCCTATGTAAAActatggtttatttcaaatcagaCATGCAATCAAATGTGGAAAACGCTTTAATAAATTGCAAGGCAATTCACCAGAACACCACCAGATTTGAGGATACGCAACGGATGGAATACACTTAATTGCGAGTTTTCATAATACTGTGGTTAATCCAATTAGGGAACATTTTGTTCTCACCTTAACCAACTCCTCCTTTCCTTTATGTATATCGTCGGGCAAAAACCCTATATGTCCAACGGTCAGTtcatcgttttatttattgcattactGATGGCTCTTTGAAcgttgaaaaagagtttgggaagatgatatAACCACAGTCATATACTGCCAAAGttctggctaataggaaagtagtaattggtttcaaagacGTATTggtgaagtgatacatctcgccTGAGAGACcaagatctttgtatgtcaaggaggagctaagtttagtcTGGATTGTTGGTGGaagttatgtttttaaattgttgaacatttaaagtgttttattaaaatgtatttcggATTGTGTTtcaggcccgccgcacaccgagccACGCTCCCGATCACCACTAAACTGTAGTGCACTGTGCGGGTTGTGCTCCTAGGTTTGCTGCACTTTAAAATTTGAATGGTGAACAGCGTCACAACGTCGCAGATTtaacggccaatcaaaaatgccatgtatcaaatgagctttcacaacatttaaaaaaaaaaaaatattataacatAGCTACAGCAGCCAGAGAaatccgcttcttccttgacaattacCACATTtggtttgtggttcaataaaaagaaaaaaatatatatgtggcACCTTACAACTTCAGACCTCAAAACCATGGGTCGCAGTTTTTCCAATGGAGCGTGTTTCTTATGTGTGTGAGGGTCAGTCACCAGGTGTCCGTCACTAACTAATTCGTAAGCGTTTGTCTAGTTCATTCGTGTTAGGACGTGTTGCTCGGTTCGTGGCACGCCGAAAGGgccattttgtcaaaacatagcacttttattttcaaattgtctgtaaagaaaaaaataaatcgattCTTTCTGTGAAAGTTAATACAGTTAATTCTGTAAAGAAAAATTGCCTGTGTCTGGTtgcaggagaaataaagcaaaacattcAAAAAGCAGAATTTATCATTAACAGTTTCCTTTAATTgaaggagaaaaataaaatcgattAGAACGGAGAATCCgatttttgtgaagaaaaatctttattaaaatatttattgatttagcaatctttattgattaaatattttattttaaggccataggGGCCAAACCTAATTTGTGCTCCATACACTTGTTCATTTATATGCTCTGTCCCTTTTAAACGAAAAACATTGAATGATTTATTCACCTTGTCGATGGGCTCAATGAGGAAATCGTTGAAAAGATACCACTGCTGGTGTGTGACTCCCTGAAACAAACATTCCTCATCGAGTTAACCCAACATTGaaggaaaaacatattttgcgtCCTGTCCTGGCTTCACCAACCTCTTTTCTCTGGTGATACGTTTCTCCCACTTTGATGTGCGCCACCAAGTTTCCACCTGTGCGAGCGTCAAGGACGTGAGGCACGGTGACCACTAGGTCGTAGAGAGACGCGCCATCCGCCTCCTCAGTCTCACTCAACTAGTCGCAATGAGAACaccgtgaatagcgaaaataaacattaaaggcctctttatacacctgcgctcgcgcggccgacaacgcccgcattgcatcacgtcaccgacgaattggcccgcgtggcccctctgcgtcacttgatGCGCACACAGAAAAAgctgttgctgcgcgtagaatgtcgcggagatcatctctcgtgattagtccgttttagtcacatgctgtgatgatgtactcagcgtgccccttggttctacataccatctacgccgccgccttcttaaTCGATTTTCCAGCAtgattaaacgtatcatctggtcatctaggtccatttgttctagcagacactgttccatggtcgccattgttgttgctttgttccttgttacggaaaggaaaggaaaaacggccaccggaaatggccaaaaaatgcagaggaaattccaccctgtggtgtcctagcaaataccagccgtagcgacacccccaacttggaggagaactgcagtacattttcaaaagtgcgcacgtgggttgcgcttgagtatgaaggcaaactgcgcgcagAATAGCCGCattgacgtcagcgcggtcgccgcccgtgcgtgtataaagaagccttaactcCTGTCATGCAGACATCTTTCTCATTCACCTCCTCTCCTTCTGGCCAGCTGCTGATCTCCAGTCCTTGTGTTTTGCTGATGGACATCTTCAACGTGAGCGGCATCCACATATGTCTAAGGTCTTCCAACCGGGTGAAGCCGTCCATGCTGCACACGTCCTCGCCACTGAAAAAGGTCAAGCAGCAGTCAGATTCAAGGTTCAAGCATCACATCTTATTAAAAGAGAGGAGGGGGTCTTACTCCAGGCACCACTCAGTGGGCATGAGCGGGGATTCTTTAGGCATTGCAGGCTCTGATGCCTCTTTTTGCCTGGCTTTAGTGAAGGCGTACTATGTAGAGAGCCACAACCAAATTGTGTGTTATGTTAAACATACACAACTCATGATTCTGTGCCGTGGAAGATTGTATAACTTGATAATAGTATAAAATAAGGAAATTACCTCTGCCTGAATCTTCCAGAATTCTGCCTCTTTAGCGCTGTTCACCTCACAGTTGATGACCAAAACATCGGGGAGACATCGGATGTTGCGTGTCTGTACCTGCGGAGGCGCACAAAGACATCAAGAGTGTCACCGCTGGACGAGGTCATTAAAGTGGAGGTAAGTGGCCTGAGGTGGCACGATGCGGGAACTCACTGTGGGCTGATACTTCTCACAGTTTTCGCACCACGCTTGTGTGCTCTGCTCCAAACAGATGCTCTTCTTCAGGATCTCGGCAAAGCCGTACTCCTTTATCGTTTTCTCTGGTAagtcaaataaaacatcaaaagtCAACCGATGCACTACAGCGGTACCTCGACCTTTACTCGGCCAATTTTTTGTGATGTGATTTGAGATGGAAGCAAAAATGTGAGTTACAGGTGGTAGCTGAGGTGGTGGCAAATTTCAACAAGCAGcagaaagtttttaaaaagtctttaaaaaaaaggttgtgcttgcttcaaggtgattattgccactcccagttgaacttTACAGTcgaattaaacataaaacaaagagaattacacattgtgtatttaacccaAGTACATTAACCTAAAGTCTGCTAActcaatgctaacacacaatgcaaaacatcatTGAGGAGCTACCAAATCTAGTATCGATGTTGTGGttattataaacctttaaacaacttatatttgaacacatgcAGGCAAGAGcacacaacaatactcacagtcatgcATTCTCTACCATCTGtgaaaaattactaatattattgcagctttttttgaGAATGCCTTCTGTGTTTTATCATCAAATCCACATGCAAtgtctgtacagtatgtattatactgccccctgctTAATAAGGCACACACAGCAGGGGGAGCAGCAAAATGCCCATTTTTTAATTCTAAACATTCTATTAAATTatgttattgtgtgaatgctcaaCACAGCATTCACACACGTTATTCTGTTCTTTAGTTTTAattctattattattcttattcctCTCACTTTTTTGACGGGCTTCTCCTTCGCCATTATACATCCGATTCACTCCGTTCCGACTTCAACATGTTTGGGAAATTCACGCCTCACACGGCATTACTTATCTAAACCGCAACATTGtcacaattccattttttttgcaccaaaGAAATTGCCCATTAATTTCCAATgacacattcaacaaaacacattcacGTCATTCCCTTTCaaagttgaaaatgttcaattcaCCTTGGGAttttcaacattccaaaaattcccacccaccaaaaatgtcaaacttttCACCAAATGACCCACAAAATTTCCAAATTAGGAcatattctacatttttttactcttgcatcaacatttctcaaccgattcgcaCCGTTTCAACTTCTACGTGTTCAGCTCATTTTACCCATCCTGTGAACCACTCCCATCccccatttttaaaattaattttctaaataaaagccTGAAATTCAGATTTCTCACAAATTTAACtacagtttccttatttctcaaccgattcccACCGTTTCAACTTCTACGTGTTCACCTCATTCAAGCACATGATTTCAATCAGCATTTctgcattcacacacaatttctcCAGGAATTGCACAGTCTAGTTACTGTGTGGTTTTATAAAGCAAAATACTGTCGAgtgttatttttcatattaaagagacattctaatttttttaaggGTCTGGAATGgtgtcatttccattcatttcaatgggagaaagatgatttgagaaacCAGTGTTTTGAGCTCAAGCGTGGTCACACAGAAGGAATTAAACTGCCAAGTTAAGGCAATATTGTACTTTTGTCTTGTCTGTAGCATTATGATGCCAAGGAAGTGAGAGGGCCCGCTGTACACACCTTGAGAGTTCTGCTCGGGGTAATGCATGGTGAAGAGCAAGGTGAGGGAGGAGCGTACAGTCTCTTTACCACAACGACACAGGCTGCTGTTCTCCACCTCGCATCCAAACAGCCTCCCGATGGCAGATTCGCCAGACGAGCCCAGAGAGCTGAAACATAAGAAACGTGTTTGCGTTTCCTTCCTTGACTTACGCTTAAGGCCTGaaagatttggaaaaaataacCGAATTGTCACCTCCCCGGACAGTTAGAATTAATCAAAGGTTGCACGActtcaaataaataatgtttaaagTAATTCAATTTTAGACAAGATCGGATACTGTATTGAACCAATGCATCATTTTACTCAAATTCAATTCTACTGCCACTCCCCAATGCTAGACTACTACATGAGACAGtaaaccaggggtgggcaaacctttgtgctAAAGCGCCACGTTGGACTTTTAAAACAGACACATGGgccaggtttaaaaaaataaatttaaaaaagtgttttttttaaatgtgtaaaagatataGAATTTGTcctaattttaattgaattgtttgtaataaatgtaaatattattatttaattaattaaccaagtattcataaaaaaagagataaaatagtaaaatttattatttcattataaaggaacatttcagaaatacaaatttcaggaaaaagtggctaaattaatgcaacaactCTTACAGGACTATTGATATCCAAATTTTTCAGTGGGCTATACCTTTACAACATATgcagtaaacaaaataaaatgcaggaTTTGTAGTATTTCATTTTCTTGGCATGCATCTGTTTAGAGAAGACGTTCGGTCCCGCTGTCGCAAGGAAGTAAAAATTTGGTCGATAAATTAATGCGGTAGCGTGCCCCAAGTTTTTGTACCCCAATGGAAGGATGCCAACAAATTCAGTGTAATTACTTTCAcaacttttgaaaaatatgatgcCTCTGACCTGCTGGTAGCACCCCTGTAGGCCTGTGGCCCCTCCTGCTCCTGAGTCTCCTGGTGCAACTGTGTGAGAATGAAGCGGTTCCAGCTTTGGATAAGACGTCCGAGTCTGGCCTTCCCCGTTTGCTCATCGGAGTCTGCGAGGATCAGGCCCAGTGCCGACGCTTCGGGGATGGTGCGAAATGCCCGCAGGAAATTACTCGCCTTTATGAGGGGAGACAAGAGAGGATGCTGTTAGGCtagaccagtgtttcccaacctttattgagccaacaCACATATTTGGCATGAgtataagaaaagaaaaaaaaagaaaaaaatcttacggcacaccactaaacaaaaatgtcacaaaacgtatATATCGTACTGAagtaatgatgatctcgtctctATTGACATATTTTACTTACTTTGTGTGAAATTTGGGCCAGTTgcacacaaagctattattctgttgtatgaatgacaacaggtggatacacaggatagttggaccttctgccatctagggGAAGAGCATTTGATTGTT from the Phycodurus eques isolate BA_2022a chromosome 1, UOR_Pequ_1.1, whole genome shotgun sequence genome contains:
- the pan2 gene encoding PAN2-PAN3 deadenylation complex catalytic subunit PAN2 isoform X3 yields the protein MRQTSRFLFCGHTSGKVTLRDLRTFKTEHEFDAFSGSLSDFDVHGNLLAACGFSSRGLNGLACDRFLMVYDLRMMRAVTPLQVHVDPLFLRFIPTYTSRLAIISQTGQCQFCEPTGLANVADIFHVNTVGHLLMSFDVSSSKQALAFGDSGGCVHLWSDSPDVSFNDYSRETEFALPCLVDTLPHLEWNHDLLPLSLIPMTLTSTEPLLSDWPAALATPSPRRAPPVDPEILRTMKTVGFIGYAANPRARPRNQVPYKIKDVEQDYDSYSQVPESPIGRDEEPHLYMVPKKYRKVTIKYSKLGLEDFDFKHYNKTLFAGLEPHIPNAYCNCMIQVLYFLEPIRCLVQNHLCQKEFCLACELGFLFHMLDLSRGDPCQASNFLRAFRTIPEASALGLILADSDEQTGKARLGRLIQSWNRFILTQLHQETQEQEGPQAYRGATSSSLGSSGESAIGRLFGCEVENSSLCRCGKETVRSSLTLLFTMHYPEQNSQEKTIKEYGFAEILKKSICLEQSTQAWCENCEKYQPTVQTRNIRCLPDVLVINCEVNSAKEAEFWKIQAEYAFTKARQKEASEPAMPKESPLMPTEWCLDGEDVCSMDGFTRLEDLRHMWMPLTLKMSISKTQGLEISSWPEGEELSETEEADGASLYDLVVTVPHVLDARTGGNLVAHIKVGETYHQRKEGVTHQQWYLFNDFLIEPIDKTEAAQFDMSWKVPGILYYAKRNYHTKYDLRIKNPIDASVLLTEASLARKQRKSHATFIPLMVSEMPQAGDLVGLDAEFVTLNQEEAELRSDGTKSTIKPSQMSVARITCVRGQGPNEGVPFIDDYISTQEQVVDYLTQYSGIKPGDLDAKISSKHLTTLKSTYLKLRFLIDTGVRFVGHGLQKDFRVINLLVLKDQVIDTVYLFHLPRKRMISLRFLAWYFLDLSIQGETHDSIEDARTALQLYRKYLGLSRGGGSDEVRKVLKGLYEKGRQMDWKVPDTDAGDGRGSPKSAAAFPPVIGL